The proteins below are encoded in one region of Microbispora sp. NBC_01189:
- a CDS encoding PLP-dependent aminotransferase family protein, with the protein MDRYVSAPQLARLVRVPPGSRPYYRALAHAVRGLILDGRLAVGVRVPPERHLAESLGVSRTTVTTAYDRLREQGYLESRQGSGSRTALPDPGALGADNPWLASDEDGLLPLHAAAPPAISLLGEAVEEAGRAYHRYALGTGYHPLGLTPLREAIARRYGERGLPTRPEQILVTGGAQQAVHLVMSLLAGPGDPVLVESPTYPHAIDAARLRSARLVPVGVQEDGWHLDLVSGAMRQSAARLAYVIPDFQNPTGHLMDDAGRAALVGAARRHGTTLIVDEVWAEMALDPAVRATPLAAFDTDGRVISVGSASKLWWGGLRVGWIRTTAAMVRRLALLRAAVDIASAVFDQLVVACLFERIEEARAERRRTLGASLAALTAVLREQLPRWAFTPPPGGGSLWVRLDTPVASAVAEAAAARGVRLAPGPWFGVDGTLERYVRLTFTQPPAVLEEAVRRLAASPADFPAVSHVVSGAAFPGDSPARFRSREPLTPTL; encoded by the coding sequence ATGGACCGGTATGTCAGCGCTCCCCAGCTCGCCAGGCTCGTCCGGGTGCCGCCCGGCTCCCGCCCGTACTACCGGGCGCTCGCGCACGCCGTACGCGGCCTGATCCTCGACGGGAGGCTCGCCGTGGGGGTGCGCGTGCCGCCCGAACGGCACCTGGCCGAGTCGCTCGGGGTCAGTCGCACCACCGTGACCACGGCGTACGACCGGCTGCGCGAGCAGGGCTACCTGGAGAGCAGGCAGGGGTCGGGAAGCCGCACCGCCCTGCCGGACCCCGGCGCGCTGGGCGCCGACAACCCGTGGCTCGCCTCCGACGAGGACGGGCTGCTGCCGCTGCACGCCGCCGCCCCGCCCGCGATCTCCCTCCTCGGCGAGGCCGTGGAGGAGGCGGGGCGGGCCTACCACCGGTACGCGCTGGGCACGGGCTACCACCCGCTCGGGCTCACGCCGCTGCGGGAGGCGATCGCCCGCAGGTACGGCGAGCGGGGGCTGCCCACCCGGCCCGAGCAGATCCTCGTGACGGGTGGGGCGCAGCAGGCGGTCCACCTGGTCATGTCCCTGCTCGCGGGGCCGGGGGACCCGGTGCTGGTCGAGTCGCCGACGTACCCCCACGCGATCGACGCGGCCCGGCTGCGGTCGGCCCGTCTGGTGCCGGTGGGCGTGCAGGAGGACGGCTGGCACCTCGACCTGGTGAGCGGTGCGATGCGCCAGTCGGCGGCCCGCCTCGCCTACGTCATCCCCGACTTCCAGAACCCCACGGGTCACCTCATGGACGACGCCGGCCGCGCCGCGCTGGTCGGGGCCGCACGGCGTCACGGCACGACGCTGATCGTGGACGAGGTCTGGGCCGAGATGGCGCTGGACCCCGCCGTACGCGCGACGCCATTGGCCGCGTTCGACACCGACGGACGGGTGATCAGCGTGGGATCGGCGTCGAAGCTGTGGTGGGGCGGCCTGCGGGTCGGCTGGATCCGGACGACCGCGGCGATGGTGCGGCGTCTGGCCCTGCTGCGCGCCGCAGTGGACATCGCGAGCGCCGTGTTCGACCAGCTCGTGGTGGCGTGCCTGTTCGAGCGCATTGAGGAGGCGCGGGCCGAGCGCCGCCGCACGCTCGGCGCCTCGCTCGCCGCGCTGACCGCAGTCCTGCGCGAGCAACTGCCCCGATGGGCCTTTACCCCGCCACCCGGCGGCGGGTCGCTGTGGGTGCGGCTCGACACGCCGGTGGCGAGCGCGGTCGCCGAGGCCGCCGCCGCCCGGGGCGTACGGCTGGCCCCGGGCCCGTGGTTCGGCGTCGACGGCACGCTGGAGCGATACGTGCGGCTGACGTTCACCCAGCCACCGGCGGTGCTGGAGGAGGCGGTACGGCGCCTCGCCGCCTCTCCGGCCGATTTCCCTGCCGTCTCGCACGTGGTCTCCGGCGCGGCCTTTCCGGGAGACTCTCCGGCTCGCTTCCGATCCCGGGAGCCGCTCACGCCGACGCTGTGA